The sequence TTTCCTTATGCTGAACTGTTGAAATGGCGATGCCGAAGAAAAGGTAGTCGTTCTGCCACCACTAGTGACTAGTCTTTGTTGGGGCATGGAGGCTTTGAGCGAGCTCTTAACTATGAGACGCTAGGAAAAATATGGCAAATCTTAGCTGCCGCTTTTTTATAAGTTTTTTATATGCTTGTGTTGCTAATGTCTAATATTTTCATTACATGGTACCTGTTAACTTTATGAAGACCAATCGCCGATAGAGCAAGTACGGCTGACTGTACCAACAACAGATGATCCAACACTCCCTACGTTGACATTGAGAGTATGGATCATCGGAATCACAGGCTGCATCATCATGTCTTTAGTCAGTGTAATGACTGGTTTTCGTCAGAACCCAGTTGGTGTCCCAAATTTCGTAGTTACAATATTGTGCTACTCTCTCGGAAAGTTCATGGCATCGGTGCTTCCATCCAATCTAAGGGTTCGAGGAACCAGAATTAAGATTTCTATAAACCCAGGTCCCTTCAACATAAAGGAACATCTACTGAGTACGGTGATCTTCAGTTCTGGTTTAGGAACCATGCCAGCAGCAAATCTTTATGCTGCCACAAGGGCCTATTTCAGGATATCAATTCACCCAATGGCATTCTTCTTTCTCCTACTCACGACAAATGTAAGCATGAAACATCCTCCAAATTCTTGGACCATATATCTTAGCATTTTATTTACTGGAATGAATCTGAAATTATGTGTACATTGTTTTCACTTCTTTCACTAATATTTTTAATAAATCATTGTCAAGAAGGATCGTGTTTACTTTATGTTTTGTGTAATACAACTTAAAGCTGATTTCTTATAAACTTCTTGATATTTACATAGAGTATTATATATGGATTTGCTGGCTTCTTCATAAAGCCCTTTGTGAATCGCTCAGAGATGTGGTGGCCTGAAGTACTACCAGACGTAACAATGTTCAGGTTTGCCCTAGCATTTATGCCCATTTGCTTAGTCCAGTATTTTTACTTTATCCTAATAGCATTGTCATATTTACTAAACTTAGGGCATTTCATGAGAAGGATGAAAAATCGAATGCAAAGCTATCAAGAAGCCAATTTTTCTTCATGGTTTTTGTCATTAGTTTTTCGTACTACATCATTCCGGGCTACTTCTTCCCTTCTATTAGTGCAGTGTCAGTTGTCTGTCTAATTTGGAAAAGATCTATCATTGCTCAGCAACTTGGCTCGGGATTAAATGGTTTTGGGATTGGTTCATTTGGCCTTGATTGGTCAACATCTACCAGCTACACTAGAAACCCTATATATTACCCTTTCTTTGTCATTGTCAACACAATGGTTGGATTTATTATATTCATGTATATTGTTGTCCCTTTTGCTTACTGGACAAATTCATTTAAGGCAAAGAGTTTTCCAATTATCAGCCCAGAAGTGTACGACGTGTACGGTGGTAGATATAACTTGTCCAGGGTATTGGACGGAAGTAGTTTTCAATTTAAGCAAGATGGGTATGAAAGTTATTCAGAATTGTACCTGAGTATTGCACGAGCATGCTCTATTGGATTTGGATTTGCAGCTCTAGCATCATCTCTTACAAACATTGTACTCTCTCATGGCAGGTATGGAAAGTAACATGATTCCATTTTTTAGATAAATTTGTTGCCTTATTACTAGAAGAACGTTTTTTAGTTGAATAGCCTGAGAATTTGTTAGCTCTTTGTGTTTTCTCTATAGCAACCTCCAATTTAAGTCTGCCAATAGGTGTCACCATACAGTACTATGTAACTAGAATTGTATACAATATATTACACTTTTGTGGGTACTAATAGCTACATACAACACGTTTATCCGTAGGCAATCGGGTGCGCTATTCCATTCACAGATGGATGCCTTGTTAGACTTGAGTAGTTCAAATTCATTTAACTCGTATCTATTTCTATAGGTATATATGATGGTAATATACATTATCTCTTCCCAATGGAAATATATGTGATTCGTTGTCTATAACTAGCCCCCCTAGGCAGCGAATAATTGTTTTATGTCATTAGAGAATACAATTTGTGCCGTGCGAGCTCCTGCTTCCTATACTTGACATTCGTTAAAGTCAAATTGTATGCTAGCTTCAGATTTTGCTTTTATAATCATAGTTTGCTAACCATCTCTTTTATATATGCATGTTTATTTGTCAACAATATACATTTAGTGCGTTGTGGCTAAACCatagatttttttttgagaaaaggcTAAACCATAGATTATCATGAAGGTTTCTTGCAATAGCATGCAACAAGATATATTTTACCTGAGCCCAAATTTTCAATGTGAGCAGGTCATTTTGGAATCAATTAAGCCAATCAACTGAGCGCAGAGGTTGCTCTGATATTCATATGCAAATGATGAATAAGTATAGAAGCATTCCAATGTGGTGGTTTATTCGTCTTACAATATCAATGATAGGTCTGGCAGTGTTCACGTGCGAAGGATTTGG comes from Triticum aestivum cultivar Chinese Spring chromosome 5B, IWGSC CS RefSeq v2.1, whole genome shotgun sequence and encodes:
- the LOC123116390 gene encoding oligopeptide transporter 5 isoform X1, with the translated sequence MEETSMHQDQSPIEQVRLTVPTTDDPTLPTLTLRVWIIGITGCIIMSLVSVMTGFRQNPVGVPNFVVTILCYSLGKFMASVLPSNLRVRGTRIKISINPGPFNIKEHLLSTVIFSSGLGTMPAANLYAATRAYFRISIHPMAFFFLLLTTNSIIYGFAGFFIKPFVNRSEMWWPEVLPDVTMFRAFHEKDEKSNAKLSRSQFFFMVFVISFSYYIIPGYFFPSISAVSVVCLIWKRSIIAQQLGSGLNGFGIGSFGLDWSTSTSYTRNPIYYPFFVIVNTMVGFIIFMYIVVPFAYWTNSFKAKSFPIISPEVYDVYGGRYNLSRVLDGSSFQFKQDGYESYSELYLSIARACSIGFGFAALASSLTNIVLSHGRSFWNQLSQSTERRGCSDIHMQMMNKYRSIPMWWFIRLTISMIGLAVFTCEGFGNELQLPYWGVLLACLLVLTLVPPLAALRATACQQPPLSLFAHIIIGYFYPGRPLANMVFNLYSTWCIEYTLGTLASFKLGIYMKIPPRELFFAQVIGTFLATTSDFVVTWWLFSTVKDLCRTELLPRGSPWTCPSTRMIYNEMVVWGLIGPRQMFFKGVYSKLVYFFLIGNIAPIPVWILARRFPEKKWIKLILVPVLFMPGAKMPPARAVNYICWFVLGFIFNYIIFRRWERVVGKVQLTLLRRHGHRHCCNGIIDDVGSSDARHQWRQLVGFICL
- the LOC123116390 gene encoding oligopeptide transporter 5 isoform X2, which translates into the protein MEETSMHQDQSPIEQVRLTVPTTDDPTLPTLTLRVWIIGITGCIIMSLVSVMTGFRQNPVGVPNFVVTILCYSLGKFMASVLPSNLRVRGTRIKISINPGPFNIKEHLLSTVIFSSGLGTMPAANLYAATRAYFRISIHPMAFFFLLLTTNSIIYGFAGFFIKPFVNRSEMWWPEVLPDVTMFRAFHEKDEKSNAKLSRSQFFFMVFVISFSYYIIPGYFFPSISAVSVVCLIWKRSIIAQQLGSGLNGFGIGSFGLDWSTSTSYTRNPIYYPFFVIVNTMVGFIIFMYIVVPFAYWTNSFKAKSFPIISPEVYDVYGGRYNLSRVLDGSSFQFKQDGYESYSELYLSIARACSIGFGFAALASSLTNIVLSHGRSFWNQLSQSTERRGCSDIHMQMMNKYRSIPMWWFIRLTISMIGLAVFTCEGFGNELQLPYWGVLLACLLVLTLVPPLAALRATACQQPPLSLFAHIIIGYFYPGRPLANMVFNLYSTWCIEYTLGTLASFKLGIYMKIPPRELFFAQVIGTFLATTSDFVVTWWLFSTVKDLCRTELLPRGSPWTCPSTRMIYNEMVVWGLIGPRQMFFKGVYSKLVYFFLIGNIAPIPVWILARRFPEKKWIKLILVPVLFMPGAKMPPARAVNYICWFVLGFIFNYIIFRRWERVVGKMRGINGVNWWGSSVSDHCPLATCPTEPGVYVEGCPLVH